The Pogona vitticeps strain Pit_001003342236 chromosome 7, PviZW2.1, whole genome shotgun sequence genome segment ACCCCGTAGAAGGCTTCTCAGCAGGCTTGATAGATGACAATGATCTCTACCGATGGGAAGTCCTCATTATTGGTCCTCCAGATACATTGTAGTAAGTAGCAGCCTAAGTAAAATTCCCATTTTTAAGAATCTAGTATTTTGATGAccagtgtgtttatttatttattttttacataggTGGAATATAATGAATTCAACTGTGAAAAACTGGGCTGAATATTTCATTTTGTGGGGTGCTAGTTACCAGTATTACAGCTAATGTGTTCCAAATCTGATTCTAACTGTTATTGCTTGATGCTGCTTCCCATCTTATGTGAACAAGGTTTAACTTATCAGGCTGAATGTAGTATTATATACTTGATAAGCAACCCTAGCAGCTTCTTCCCATCCCTGGCTGGAAGCTGTTTGGTGTTGCGGCAGAATGCAGAGGATTAGATTTCCACCATGAATAGTTGGATGAAAGAAAGACCTGAATATGGACTTCACCTTTAGGATTTGGATGGAATGGCAAATCCAGGTTTGAGGCAGGGCAAGGTTTTGGAGTAGGGTGGTAACATGAATTTTGAGACCCACAGAAGAGATACCAGACTTTTCCCTCTCTTACTGAGGCTGCAGACTTAAGCATGCTTACTGAGATACAAGCTCTGTTGGACTGACTTCTGAAGTAAAGATATATTAGATTGCACTGTGAGCTGCAGTTCAAATCTAGAAAAACACCATAGTTTATGAAGCCTAAGGGATCTACAAACTGAACATTCTAATATGATTATGCACTCTACCCatggatgtatggaagtgagacctggaccataaagaaggctgaccgccaaagaattgatgcttttaaattgtggtgctggaggagactcttgagagtcccctggactgcaagaagaacaaacctatctgttctgaaggaaatgaactctgagggctcactggaaggacagatcctgaagctgaggctccaatactttggccatctcatgagaagagaagactccccggaaaagaccctgatgttgggaaagagtgaaggcaagaggagaaggggacgacagaggacaagatggttggacagggtcatcgaagcaaccaacatgaatttgacccaactccgggaggcagtggaagacaggaggacctggtgtgctctggtccatggggtcacaaagagttggacatgacttaacaactaaacaacaacaacacaagccCTGACAGGATAGCTGAGTAACATCCCTAAGGCCAGGGCCATTATCTGAAAACATGTCATCCAGCATCTCTTCTGAGGCAGAGGAAGTGTTGAACCTGGTTACATGTCTGGATGCAGTACTGCCAGTAAACTTGATTCATGCTTCCTTAAGCGTTATGGAAACAAAACAGGATATAAAAGTAATGAATATGCCCCTGTCAATGAAGAGCAAGTAGTACAGCCACTGAATTGTATCCCCTGCCCCCTTCTCCTTGGTATCTCTGGGGTGCATATGTGCTCTGGGCTGTCCGGGCTAATGTTCTCCATAGCTGACTATGTACCACTTTAAATGTAGAATTTTTTTCACAAACATTCCCATGAGTTCCATGTTCATCATctgttaaaaaattttttttaaaaatctcctgcTTGTCAGGATAAATTTTGGATGGACGATGGTAACACCTGGCACAAAATCTGCCCGGCATCACAGACGGCTAGAATGAGATGCTGTTGCCGATCAGATTGAAGCATTTTTGAAGACACAGCTCTGCTAAAAAAGAAAATAGCCCAGAATAAGTCTCCTTTCTCTTGAACAGGTGCTGGACACAAATGGTGTTGCTACATGGAAGTTCATGGCTTGCTACTATCACTGCTTGACAAGTACATGTTCGGGCATTTGTCCTAGTGTTTATTCAATTAACACCTGCCACATACAGAATGCTGCTTTAGGCACATGGCCAGATAAGCTGGTTCTTTCATTTAACAGGAACGGAGCAGCCGCCAGGCAGGTCTGCAGCACTCGCTTtgcaactaccatatttttcgctccataaaacgcacctttccataagacacaccaattttttaggagaagaaaacaggaaaatataatctgttttcttcgctccataagacgcacagactttccacccccctgttttgtggggaaaaaagtgtgtcttatggtgtgaaaaatgtGGTAATTCTTGTCAGTCCTTTGCCTGTAGAAATCTGAACGTCTTTCTGACTCCGTGTGCAAAGTTTTCGATGTGTCCTTTTCTACTGCTTTGGAAAGTGGTAGGAAAAAGCTTCAAGCATGAGATCCCAGGACTCTCTTTGATCTACAGGATGGGATTCAGTTTTAATTTGATGCATGAGTCCCTGTctacttgctttcttttttctcgCTTGTCTTTCCTGAGCTATTTCTGTGCTGCAGACACAGCAGTTTGACTAATAATTCCTTACCTGCACGTCATTTTGTGAGACTGTTTAGAAAGGATAGAATAGAGATCTCCTAGCATGAAATGTTTAGACCTGTACTGAACTTCAGTTCTGGTGGTGGGAATGAGAAGGCAGGAGGGTTGGGAGTGTAACTTTGTATGGATCCAGTATAGAGTTGcactgcaaatactgtacattttctttGCTATGATCTATTTGTGGCTCTCAGCACCATTAGTGGTTTAGAGTACTTCCTCCCTACTACAGCCaactcaaaaaagaaagaaagaaagaaagaaagaaagaaatgcagccATCTCTAAAACCTGTATGGTAAACACATAGCAAGAGATGTTATCCTTTGTACATGTAGATCAAAATGTTTGTTAGAAATAAACTTCAACAGAGGTCAGTAAAACTTGCAGCCCCAGTCCTTGGGCAGTAAAAGTctggttttaaatttaaaagaattATAGTACTTGCTTTTGAAATTGCAGGCTTCCTTTATATGGAAAAAATCATTGGAGAGTCAAAAAGCTGTTTGAATTATTGATTAATCCTAATAGACACAtaaagcttgctgggggggggggcgctggaaAACATTAAGAAAAGATGGTTTCCCCACTTTTCCCCAGGTGTGGTTTTCCCACTGGAAAGCTGGAAATGTTTAGAAACCTTGAAAGAAATGTGGAtgatttggctgtggagccagaagttgggaatttgattccctactgtgcctccttgacaggggtggactagatgatccatagggtcccatcctGCTCTGCAGCTCAAAGTATTATTATTAAGATAAGGCTTTATCTGCTCAAAATCCTGGGAACTGAATAGTGTGAAGATTTCTACGTAAGAGAAACTGAGCAGTAATTCCTGTGCATATCCCACTGCTTAAATCCAGGATATACTTATGTGTGTAGTGTGGGTACTACATATTCATGAATATAGCTTAATAGGGTTGCTTATGGATGGCAACTGGCCGCCTTCTGCTTATTTTGTTGGATAGTCCTTAGTGGCAGTGTTTCTCTCCAAATAAAACACCTTGCTTTGTTTACTACAACATTTGTGCTTAGGTTTAATACgcaaatatatattgtatatatttcaatttttctaacatttctaatttttttccaggGGAAGAAAATGGTGGATGTTGGTCCCATGGTTCAGAATTTATGGCAATATTAAATCTCTGAGTCTTAGTCTTGGGGTAGACATTAAAGCTGAAATCCAATATTTATATTAACTGAAAAATCTGTACCTAACTTGGCCACTGACTCCTCTGAACACAGTTCCCACTAGCAGTCCTCTGAAGTATTACACTCAGATTTGTTGTTCATTTCACTTCTCTCTgacccttctttttttaaaaggtgttcaagGCAACTAACATCACTACAgatacatttatttatctattatttgtttccttttatcccacctttcttcccattCAGGGGCCAGAGACAAAAAGGGTAAGGGTGAGAAAATCATGATGTActcagttactttttttaaaaataaaaaaatgtaattatCGATATATAATCATATTAAAAGGCAACTAGCTCAAAACAATtgaaaaagcattaaaagcaGAACCACATATGTTAAAAGTAGTTTTAGAATAAGAAGAGTGTAGCATCCCACATCCAGCTCCTTCCTCTTCAACTTTATCCATCTGATTGTCTGGGGGAAGGACAGCAGGGAGAGAACTACCCTCACCTCACAGGAAAGGGGGCACAGACTGAAAAAAGTGAAAAACATGTTAACCAATAAATTCTTTAAAATCGTTGCTGGAAGgaaattaaactataaaaccattaaaaatcaaAGCAGTGGTCAGCCAAAACCACACTGGCTTTTTAAGgtcaattattaaaatatttttttattcttctttcagtGAAGGCGGTGTCTTCAAGGCTCACCTTACCTTCCCAAAGGACTACCCCCTCAGGCCGCCAAAAATGAAATTTATCACAGAAATATGGCATCCAAATGGTAAGTAACTTGATCGTCCGTCAAATCTCATGGCCTTTCTTATATCTGGAATGAactggaactagagatgggcgcgaaATGGCAGTATGGTGTGGTGTGTTTCCTGGCTGaccagctgatctgtggttcaaTGTCCTGCCCccttccagcaggtgcccacttggaggcagtgcccagaggaggcggggcaggacaGTGCCAGGGTATGGTGCCAAACctcagatcagctgttcggccagGAAATGAACCATGCTGAACCCCCAGTTTATTCCAATCTCTAAttagaacacatttaaaagcCCTAGTTTCAAATACTCTATCCTATtaattcccctcagttcctttctgcCTGCCATTGAGAAAGTATCCTTCTGGAATTTATCCTGAGTGGCCACCTTCTGCACAGCATTCCTCAGCAAATTATAGATGTTTCGCCTTCCCTGTAATTACATCCATTgttctctttcttaaaaaaactACCCAAACTATCATgatttgtatgtatgtttgttttgtgGGCCTTAGCTTGAAGTGATTTTGAACACCAGCATGAATCTACCTCTAAGGTGGAACCACTTGATCAGATTGTGTTACATAATAATTGTTAGGTTAAGTGTATTAAATACTTAATGCTATATTTCTGATGGATTTGGGGGCAAGGATAACCAATAGTAATTACATGTAGAATGGCCGTTGGCTCCATTAAGCCTAAAAGACTGAATATAAAGCTCCTTGTATTCGGACCTTCTGTTTCAGACAGTAGAGCCCAtctcttaagtacagtggtgcctcgcattatgacgttaattcattccagcgaaatcgctgtagaatgaaaacgtcataatgcaaaaataaaaagccaattgaaacgcattgaaacctcttcaatgcgttccaatgggctggaaactcaccgtccagcgaagatcctccatagggcggccattttcggtgcctgtgcagcaaggaatccctcccagaaaacagcggggagtcattttatttacccagcagccattttgaaaccgtctatcagctgtctgaaaatcgttgttttgcgaagaatcggttcccgaagcagggaaccgatcatcgcaaagcaaaacaagcccattcagatcatcattttgcaatcataaagtgatcgcaaaaatgtcgtCGTAATGccgtttcatcgtaatgcggggcaatcgtaaagcagggcgcGACTGTATTGtggcaatttctttttaaataaagggaTATTGCATCTGCCCTGAGTTCTTGTAACTTCAATTTtattccatagaatcatagaataattgagttagaaagggcctataaggccattgagtccaaacccttgctcaaagcaggaatccaaatcaaagtggataggacagatggttatccaattttcttttgaatgcctccagtgttagagtgctcgtcacctcccaaggtcattggttccattgctgtactgctctaacagttaagaggttccccccctgatattcagcctaaatctggcatcCCTTAGTTTAAGTCCATTGTTatatgtcctgcagtctgggatgattaaaaacagatcctaccccttctCTGTATATGTTATTTCTAGCACTGATGCCTGAAATATTCACACTTACCTTACTATGGTCATAACATGATTCTTAATAATGTCACAATTGAGATCACAGCTCTCCAACATCCTCTCTTGTGACCTGCCTTTGCGCCATTTCTTAAAGGCAAAACCTTTGCTGCACATTGAGCCTCTAACCACCTTTTCTGTCTTTTGTAGTTGACAAAAATGGTGATGTCTGTATTTCCATCCTTCATGAGCCTGGTGAAGACAAGTATGGCTATGAGAAACCTGAAGAACGCTGGCTTCCCATCCATACTGTGGAAACCATAATGATTAGTGTAATTTCTATGCTGGCAGACCCCAACGGCGACTCTCCTGCTAACGTTGATGCAGCGGTATGGCTTGAAAATATCTCTCTAGAGTTGGATAAATAAGTATAGTATGTTGGTGCGCTCTACTGAATTAAGAGCATTTTGTCGGGTAGTCATGTTAATCAGTGAAGATTATTCCCCGTAACTAATTTCctaataataaagaaaacaggagtGGAAAAAGTATTGTGGGAATACAGTAGTATTAAAACAGCTAAATAGGAATTGCTCTATGCCTTTGCTGTCCAGTATCACTCAACTGACTTTAACATGTTGCCACATTATTTTCATAGAAGCAGACTGTAAGTATGGCTGCTGTACTGTGGTAGTGAAACTTCCTAAGATGCAGGCATACAGGTAGTAGATCTGTTTTTTTACTCAATATCAAGCATGTGCCTATGTTCCCACCTTCTCCCCTTCTGCTTGTGTAGCAGCTGAGAGATCAGTGGGTCAAGTATGGCACAAAGATCACTACTGTTAGAGTTCTTTCTCTTGGGAAAAACTGGGCATCTCTAAACCTCTGGATGATTATCTTTAAACCGCAGTGTAGAAACATGGAAGTACAACTCTTGGAGTCAGTTTTCCAGTGTTTAAGTGACAATTTGGGCCTGGAAATGTAATTAAGTGGTTGACAAATCTTCTGGCATTGGAAGATGCTGGTCTGAAGCATGAGGCTTTAGTGTTCTGTTTTCTCTAGGTTCTTTCTTGATGGCAGAGAAGAACTGGATATTTGTGTGTATCTGCTCAAAATGTAGATTAAAGATGCAAACTTGGGCACAGAAGATTGATTCTTCTAGCACAGAATGTCTACATAGCCTTGATATTGGACCTCAGAGTGTATAGCTTGCATCCTGTTCCTccagaaacattttgaaaatttTGTAGAATTCTCCTGTGAAGCTATCCAGAAAGCTACACATTGAAAATGTCTTTTAAGGACTGGAAttaaataaggggggggggatctcatTTAAATTGCCAGTATCGCTTACATGAAAAGAATAGGCAAGTAGTTTTACAGCCCTTCAGATTACGTACTGAGgaactgccagaaagaaagaaaaaaaaataaaaagaaagaactaTGTATTGTATGGAGGAATCACTTGAAATCTGGGTTTCAATCTACAGAAAGAATGGAGGGAAGATAGAAATGGAGAATTTAAAAGGAAAGTTGCCCGCTGTGTAAGAAAAAGCCAAGAGACTGCTTTTGAGTGACACTTAATCAGCAGCTAGTAGCTTCACTTTTTTTCAGGGTaagtaatatttttttaagttGCACAAAATTTGATTTTGAATTGGAGGCACTGCAGAGTAAATGTTAGTGGTACATGGTGAACACTTAGGACACTGAGGTAAGGATGTGCATAATATCAGTGTCATATTTCCTGTGCATCTTGCATCTACATTTGTTGAACGGGTCTGATTCCCTTGTCCCCTTTTACTCCTGAGTCAGAATCTATTTATGGTACTGCAGCTAAATTCGATGGAAGCACAGCAGCCACAGTCTAAAAAAATTGATACAGTACTAGTGTAGAAACTCTTGCCTATCCATAGTTTGTTTATTTTAGAAGTGGTCTAAATGACTAATACACTTGAACAACCGTGTGAAcatttgcagagtttaaaatCCCCAAGGATACTGCAATCTCACATTTAGCATTGActttgagaaaataaaaagataggTTGTAGTACACTGAGACTACTCCAGGCCAGAGTTTTGCCTGAAAGAATGTTGATATAGGTTTTGTCAGTCCCATGGATAAGGGGTATCACTGATAACTCCAAGTGGTAGTTGTAAATGGAGCAGAACTTTTTGTAAAGTGGTGATGTCTGGAATGTGAGCTCTTCATCATATTTTTGCCTATTCTAGCATCAGTAACGCagagcaccacacacacacacacacacaaaagcatttGCTAGCTTAGCTTTAAAAATGGTGTGTGTGCGGGCTGTTTTAATTACATGCAAAAGAAATCCAGGAGTTGTAGCACTGTAAAGactatatatatatgagaatgaGCTGGTTTGGGTAACTAAACCTCTGCTTGTTTGTGTCAGTATGTGTGCTCTACAGGCCCAGTGGGCAAGATTCCCATTCAGCTTAATTAAATGTTGATGTGAGCTACCGTAGTTTTTCAAGACTGTCTTTCACTGTATTGGTTTAAGGGTGGCCAGGGgaggtatgtgtgtgtctgtgttaatGGGACTTttaacatataaaaatgcatgTGAGATATCAAGGGTGGAAGAGATCACTCTTGAATGATCCAGTCAAAACACTTTTATATGTGGGAAATTTATTGGGAGAATGACAGTAAACTTTTCACACTCACCAAGATCTTGACTAGAATGCCTAGGCATATTGAAAAAAGATCCCTGTGTTTTTAGAAGAGCGGCTGTATGTGTAATAAACATAATTTGATTTTTGAGCTCTCAGAAGTGCTAGCAGGTATTTTCCCCCGCAGTTGGCATGCTAATTCTCCTTAACTTACCATCTTAGCACAGTGTAATAGACTCCTGCTTACTGTTGATGGTTCGGGTTGCTtgatttttgtggctgctgcACGAAAATGAAATCCTGCCAGAATGTACAGTTAACTTGGTTTGACAGCTAAGGTTGTAATGTTCTGAGACTCAGCAAATGAGCTCTGTCTTGAAGCTTTGGCACTTCAAACCCTTTCTACAAATCCTGTTCCCTTTCTGCAGTAAATAGGTCAAGACCTTGTTAAGCAACAACCTGCCCAACTAAAGTATACAAGCTTTTAAGCTTACACAGATATATTCAGTGGAAGGGCACTGGAACACCCCGGATGCTTCTGCAGAGGTCGTTCCACGCCACTAGCTGACTCAACAGGattctcctctgtgtgtgtgtgtgtgtgtgtgttgtatagcTAAGTAAGCCAGAAGTTGCTAAAAACTGTTGTGTTGTAGTTTTAGGTTCCATCTGAAAACTGTTTTTCCCATTATGTGTTTTGGAAGAGTTCTGTGTAACGTGAaacttccaaaatattttgccagGGCAATGTTACAGATGTCAGTTTTATGCTTTAAATGGAGCTGGCCGAAGGACCCTCCTACACAACTACTGTCGCTTTTAGTCCCAGAAAACAACCATTGCAGGAAATGCTGCCTCTTTAAatatttaactgcaaaagatgCTCAGTGCATTCGCATGCTGTCTGAAGGTCAGAATTCTGAAGACTAGTCTGGACTAAATTAAATCGGACCGTTGAGTAGCAGTTCGAAAGGAGTCCACTTCTTTACGCAGACCTCTGCCACGTGCATTGTGTGGCTCCTCTTGGAATTTCTTTGTTGCAAAAAATGTTCTCGAAACCTGCTGAAGCCTGTGGCCAGCCTGTGCTGTGACATCTAGATCCAGTTTATCTGATGGCCGTCTCTGCTTGCCTTTGCAGGTCTCCAATGAGGAAACATGGCACTGTTTTCCCTGCACTCTCTCCACCTACTGCTGGACTTCTGTTTATACCAAGTTGGCAGACACTGGCTGGAACTGGGCTGCAATAAAACTCGCCAGTCATTCATGCTGACAAAGCGCCTAACAAGTGCCAACAAAGATTTGCGCATTTTGAAAACTAATGGAACTGCTTTAACCTTCAGGAAGAATTGTAAAGATGTGTACATAGCACAACATGATCCGGATAATATATATACTGTTCATGTACATCCACAGATACACATTGTACCAAATAATGCTGTCTTGTAGTTAGAATAAGAATCGTGTAAATTCTAAAAGATTTTTAGCaggttctccttcttctcccccccagcCCTCCCCAATTCATGTTTTTCTTACAAGTCTTTAAAAACTTCTCGTGAAGCATGTCAGACTAAAACAAAttaggatttaaaaataaattccgTTTTAACgccttttcttttctgccattgAAGCTTCATTTAAATCTTTCACTTTAATAAAGTTTAATACCTTTGTAACTCTTCCCCTTAACTTTTTTTGTTCCAGATTACATTAATTAGAAACAACAACACTGAGAATCTGTTCCTTGATTCGAATTAATGACTTGAGCACCATCACCAGGAGGTGCGCTTCTTTCCCTGTGTTGTGACCCAGCTGTGCTCATCTTCTGGCTTCAATGCAGCAATAAGATTTACAGCTGTGGAGCACCTTTAAGCCTGATCTTTCTGCTCCCCCTTTCCCTAAGGGCTGCGAGCATTTTGCTTTGGAAGTGGTCAGCTAAGTAAGTTAGCCCAGTATAGGttgaactgcttttttttttttaatttcttgcctggTTTGAAGTTGGATAAATAAAGGCATGCAAGAACTGTAGTCTTTTCAAGTGAGTTCTGGTTTTGCTATCAAATGCTATTCTACtccttttcactcttccttcctacttctcccctccccctgcctcaCCCTTTCATATTTCTTTGCCTTCTGATCTGCAAATTTTCCTCACTTAAATGTACAAAGAGAAATTGCGATGTATATTTTCATGTAATTTGATTTTGGAATTCTGTCACCTTCTGTAGTGAGTTCTTCCAAAATATAAATTTTTCCAATAGTTTTGTGTCAAGCTGgctctttaaaaatacattcttgggttgttgtttttaagtactgtattgcAAAGAGCTCCATGCTGGTGGCCACATTTAGACAGGCTGCAAATACTTGTTTAAAAGATTTCATCAACTAACTGTTCTAGATGATGAAGGTGGCATGTCCAGTGACCTCTTCATGAATTCACGAATCTTTATTTACAGCATGAAAAGCAGCCTGCACTTCACAGTAAAAAACATCCATCTTGGAGTAAGATAATacaggaggcaggaaaaaaagccaCTGAATGTTACTGTAGTAGCTGAAATGATGGTCCCTCTGGAAGTTAACTATCAAACAAGCTAAGTCTAATCTTCAGTTGTGctacataccatgtttccccccccaaaaaagacaattttatattaatttttgctccgaaaaatgcatcagggcttatttttaggcgatgttctattttgttcacgtacaacaatctacatttattcaaatacagtcatgtcatcttctggttgctgcacaagagtggaaggcagggtttcacttaacgggcttattttggaggtagggcttttattacgagcatcctgaaaaatcatactagagcttattttcagggaaacgggatATATCAATTCAAttcggtaacctttattggcataggaaacaGGATATAtctgaaaagtgtttttttttaaaaagagagaggcagaggacAACAATTTGTAAAGATAAAACTCCTTGTAAAAATCGCCCCAATCTCTGGTCCATAAGCCAGAGATGCCAAATCGCTCTCTGTTACAAGCATTTTGTCTTGCAGACGTGATATATATAGTAGGATGTCTTTGTATGTCTTTCCTTGTTAAGAGTGTGTACATAACATGCACCTGATAACCAGTGTTTCAGAGCAGCAGCTGGAGGCCAATTGCTTGCTGTAAATTTAGACCCCCAAAGGGATACCAGCAACGTCCCTCTGGTATAGCATCAGGGCAGGTAGCACTTAGGATGAGTTACCCGACAAGGATAAGAAAAAAGGGCTCACGTCCATAGTGGTGCTGCATCAGAGGTTTGTTTTGTAAGAGCCCTcggtttgttcgttcatttatttcatttctatgctgcctttctcccaattcaGGAACCCAGGTTGGCTTCCAAAGAAGGTCTTAAAACCAGAATCGCCGAAATTCTGTCAGTGATTTACATCAGCAAAAGTGGAGGGGCGTAAACGGCGGCAGTGGTAACCACTTAGGAACGAGTCATGGTTTGTCTTCTTGTTTGGTTGCCAAGTCCTGTGACCGGTGTGCAACAAGGAACGCAAACAGCGACTCGCTAACTCGCACCAATTTGCCAGTGTGATTTCGACACCATGGCGCTTACATCAGCATAAATAACCAGTGATAATACTAGCTGCATTTAATAATGTCAAGATGGCCACtaagtcaaaaaaaaaacatgaagcaCTGTAGTTACCCTTGAAGTCATTACAACACCTTTCTCAACAGTAGATTTAGTTGCCCAAATCCTGCCTGTCAAGAAAGAGTTTGGACTTCAGGCAGCAGGAGGAAAGTCAGTTTAGCCTCCTTTTAAACCAAATTTGACCGTCTGGGAGCAGCCCCACAGAGGGCTCGCTCTTATGTGTTCACCCTATTTCCTTGGGCAGCCAACAAGATAAAGGCTTCCCCTGAACATATTAAAACTTGGGGAGGCTCGTAAGGGAAGGTGATAACAGATATTCAaaggagtagctttaccagttccacacccctcgtgaatttccatggctgagcagtgaTTTGAACTGCTGAGTCCTAGCTTGTCACTCTGTCTACTATACCAGATTGAGTATAGGCTGGATTCTGACTGTGTTTGgctttatacattttatttatttattgttatttatttcatttatatgcttcCTCATGAGTGCAGCGCTTTACTCTTTGTGGTTTGCGATAGAATAAAAGCACAAAAGCATCGATCAAACAAGTGGGCAGCCCCCCAACAGCAAACTCCCAAGAGACGTGAAGCAGAAACTAAAATGCAGCAGGAGGCAGATAACAGACAGGTAATGGGTGCTTTCCATTTGGCCTGGGAACGGACCTTGCAGTCAGCAGCACTGTTGTAGTGTGAGTGTTTTGTGCCTTATAAAGAACCCTGCACC includes the following:
- the UBE2G1 gene encoding ubiquitin-conjugating enzyme E2 G1 → MTELQSALLLRRQLAELNKNPVEGFSAGLIDDNDLYRWEVLIIGPPDTLYEGGVFKAHLTFPKDYPLRPPKMKFITEIWHPNVDKNGDVCISILHEPGEDKYGYEKPEERWLPIHTVETIMISVISMLADPNGDSPANVDAAKEWREDRNGEFKRKVARCVRKSQETAFE